The following coding sequences lie in one Betaproteobacteria bacterium genomic window:
- a CDS encoding response regulator transcription factor, which produces MTEKDIRVLLADDHAVVRAGFRRLLEQTPSIHVVAEVANGDEAYRIFGECAPDVAVMDLSMPGMGGIEAIRRIVGRYPSARILVFSMHDTA; this is translated from the coding sequence ATGACGGAGAAGGACATTCGGGTGCTGCTGGCGGACGATCACGCCGTCGTGCGCGCGGGATTCCGGCGCCTGCTGGAACAGACACCGAGCATCCACGTCGTCGCCGAGGTGGCGAACGGCGACGAGGCCTATCGCATATTCGGCGAGTGCGCCCCGGATGTGGCGGTGATGGATCTTTCGATGCCCGGCATGGGCGGTATCGAGGCGATCCGCCGCATCGTCGGCCGCTATCCCTCGGCACGCATTCTCGTGTTCAGCATGCACGACACCGC
- a CDS encoding HAMP domain-containing protein — translation MSLKLRLNLVITIVLAIIFLASSVFLVREARRDVQAEIESTANLALHFLDAELQRARLAGDGPPLFHLAALGEVRHLTITLRDPNDRIVESNHPAARSATSAPRWFADLVAAMGPRITPIQRTVLVSGQSIGTLEVKPDPSFEVGEVWTYATGLMRLAGVIFVVTNVLIYWLVGRALAPVNKILSALNEIEHGNLATRMPPLDLPELARIAAAFNRMMDRLQSSVTQNRQLSQQLIRVQEEERRSLARELHDELGQCLTAILADGTAVLNSTRNNKPAPRESAEAVVAVTRHIMELVRGMLQRLHPETLDSLGLDDALQELVKGWRQRNPDVVCSLHIATPLDGLSDRLNITVYRVVQEALTNVARHARARHVEVCIRRSGTLEVEVKDDGAGMDTSAPVHGFGLAGMRERVEALGGSVRVWTQQARGVALTIELPLTAVARGV, via the coding sequence ATGAGCCTGAAGCTACGCCTCAACCTGGTCATCACCATCGTGCTCGCGATCATCTTTCTGGCCAGCAGCGTGTTCCTCGTGCGCGAAGCACGGCGCGACGTACAGGCGGAGATCGAATCCACTGCCAATCTCGCGCTGCATTTTCTCGACGCGGAACTGCAGCGCGCCCGGCTCGCCGGCGACGGGCCACCCCTGTTTCATCTCGCCGCACTCGGCGAGGTGCGCCACCTGACCATTACGCTGCGGGATCCGAACGATCGTATCGTCGAATCCAATCATCCCGCCGCCAGGTCCGCGACCTCTGCGCCCCGCTGGTTTGCCGACCTGGTGGCCGCAATGGGTCCCCGGATCACACCGATCCAGCGCACCGTCCTGGTGAGCGGTCAGTCGATCGGCACGCTGGAGGTCAAGCCGGATCCCTCGTTCGAGGTCGGCGAAGTCTGGACCTATGCGACCGGGCTCATGCGCCTTGCCGGGGTGATCTTCGTCGTCACCAACGTTCTCATCTACTGGCTGGTCGGGCGCGCACTCGCCCCGGTGAACAAGATCCTGAGCGCGCTGAACGAGATCGAGCACGGCAACCTCGCCACGCGCATGCCGCCGCTCGATCTGCCCGAGCTTGCACGCATCGCAGCAGCCTTTAACCGCATGATGGACCGGCTGCAGTCGAGCGTGACGCAGAACCGCCAGCTTTCGCAACAGTTGATCCGCGTGCAGGAAGAAGAGCGTCGCAGCCTGGCGCGTGAACTGCACGACGAACTCGGTCAGTGCCTGACGGCCATCCTCGCCGACGGCACCGCCGTCCTCAACTCGACCAGAAACAACAAACCGGCACCGCGCGAGAGCGCCGAGGCGGTGGTCGCGGTCACCCGTCACATCATGGAGCTCGTTCGCGGCATGCTGCAGCGTCTGCACCCCGAAACCCTCGACAGCCTGGGCCTGGACGATGCGCTGCAGGAGCTCGTGAAAGGGTGGCGCCAGCGCAATCCGGACGTCGTCTGCAGCCTGCACATTGCAACGCCTCTCGACGGCCTGAGCGACCGCCTCAACATCACCGTCTACCGCGTGGTGCAGGAGGCATTGACCAACGTCGCGCGGCACGCCCGCGCGCGGCACGTGGAGGTGTGCATCCGCCGCTCGGGAACGCTCGAGGTGGAAGTCAAGGACGATGGCGCCGGCATGGACACGAGCGCGCCCGTCCATGGCTTCGGACTCGCCGGAATGCGCGAGCGTGTCGAGGCGCTGGGCGGATCGGTGCGGGTGTGGACGCAGCAGGCGCGTGGTGTCGCGCTCACGATAGAGCTGCCGCTGACGGCGGTCGCGCGAGGTGTCTGA
- a CDS encoding efflux transporter outer membrane subunit, with translation MMRRAFAFTLLFAATLGTGCTVGPDYVRPSAPVPQTFKEAGKWKPAEPRDDSGRGPWWEVFGDAQLNALVERVNVSNQNILAAEAQFRGAQALVQQARAGYFPTLSMGVSTVRSQSPNLPNAPSTTRPVTTYNLPANASWEPDLWGSVRRAVESSEANAQSTAASLESARLSAQATLAQNYFLLRTADAQKRLLDDTAAAYERSLELTKNRYAAGVAARVDVVQALTQLKSTQAQAIEIGVQRAALEHAIAVLMGEPPEEFSIAPTPLDVAPPAIPVGVPSELLERRPDIAAAERSVAAANAQIGVAIAAFYPTLTLSAAGGFRSTDAADWLSVPSRYWSVGAALAQVLFDGGLRSGVTAQARATYDSNVAAYRQTVLTGFQEVEDNLAALRILEEEAAVQADAVAAARQSVDLTTNQYKAGIVSYLNVVAVQTVALNNERTAVGILGQRLTASVLLVKALGGGWDASALAGTARAESATRTANAAP, from the coding sequence ATGATGCGACGCGCCTTCGCCTTCACCCTGCTTTTTGCCGCGACGCTCGGCACCGGCTGCACGGTGGGCCCCGATTACGTGCGCCCGAGCGCACCGGTGCCGCAGACTTTCAAGGAAGCCGGCAAGTGGAAGCCGGCCGAGCCGCGCGACGACTCGGGCCGCGGCCCGTGGTGGGAGGTCTTCGGTGATGCGCAGCTCAATGCGCTCGTCGAGCGGGTCAACGTCTCCAACCAGAACATTCTCGCTGCCGAAGCGCAGTTTCGCGGCGCGCAGGCCCTGGTGCAGCAGGCCCGCGCGGGCTATTTCCCGACGCTGAGCATGGGGGTGTCCACCGTCCGCAGCCAGTCGCCGAACCTGCCGAACGCGCCGAGCACGACGCGCCCCGTCACCACCTACAATCTGCCCGCCAACGCGAGCTGGGAACCCGATCTCTGGGGCAGCGTGCGCCGCGCCGTCGAATCGAGCGAGGCGAACGCGCAGTCCACCGCTGCCAGTCTGGAATCGGCGCGGCTCTCGGCACAGGCGACACTCGCACAGAACTATTTCCTGCTGCGCACCGCGGATGCCCAGAAACGACTGCTCGACGACACCGCGGCCGCTTACGAGCGCTCGCTGGAGCTCACGAAGAACCGTTATGCCGCCGGGGTGGCGGCGCGTGTCGACGTCGTCCAGGCGCTGACCCAGCTCAAGAGCACGCAGGCGCAGGCGATCGAAATCGGTGTGCAGCGTGCCGCACTCGAACATGCGATCGCTGTGCTCATGGGCGAGCCGCCGGAGGAGTTCTCGATCGCGCCGACGCCGCTCGACGTCGCCCCGCCCGCGATTCCCGTCGGCGTTCCATCCGAGCTGCTCGAGCGCCGCCCCGACATCGCGGCAGCCGAGCGTTCGGTGGCGGCGGCGAACGCACAGATCGGCGTCGCCATCGCCGCCTTCTACCCGACGCTCACGCTCTCGGCCGCCGGCGGTTTCCGCAGCACCGACGCCGCGGACTGGCTCTCCGTGCCGAGCCGTTACTGGTCGGTGGGCGCCGCTCTCGCACAGGTGCTGTTCGACGGGGGGCTGCGCAGCGGCGTCACCGCGCAGGCGCGCGCGACGTATGACAGCAACGTCGCCGCCTACCGCCAGACCGTCCTCACCGGGTTCCAGGAGGTCGAGGACAATCTCGCCGCGCTGCGCATCCTCGAGGAAGAAGCCGCGGTGCAGGCCGATGCCGTGGCGGCCGCGCGCCAATCGGTCGATCTCACGACCAATCAGTACAAGGCCGGGATCGTGAGCTACCTCAACGTCGTCGCGGTGCAGACCGTTGCGCTCAACAACGAGCGCACCGCCGTCGGCATCCTCGGTCAGCGGCTCACGGCCAGTGTGCTGCTGGTCAAGGCGCTCGGCGGCGGCTGGGACGCCTCCGCGCTCGCCGGCACCGCACGTGCCGAAAGCGCGACGCGCACCGCAAACGCTGCGCCCTAG
- a CDS encoding multidrug efflux RND transporter permease subunit, whose product MNLSAPFIDRPIATTLLMLALVLSGAVAYRLLPVAPLPQVEFPVISVTASLPGASPEVMAATVATPLERQLGRIAGVNELTSWSSQGNTRITLQFDLERDIDSAANDVQAAINAARAQLPTSLPNNPTYRKMNPADAPIMVLALTSSVYGPGQLYDIASTVLAQKLSQVEGVGQVSVGGSSLPAVRVELNPTALNHYGIGLDDVRTALASANANRPKGFLEDSERQWAVYANDQAENADQFRTLVIAYRNNAPVRLADVAEVVDSVQDVRNAGLSNGKPSVILTISREPGANIIETVERVRQLLPFLSASIPAAVNLELMMERTSTIRASLREVEHTLLIATALVVAVVFLFLRNVRATLIPSVAVPVSLVATFGVMYLAGFSLNNLSLMALIVAAGFVVDDAIVVLENISRHIERGMKATEAALLGTREVGFTVLSMSVSLVAVFLPLLFMGGIVGRLFREFAVTLSAAVLVSLVVSLTATPMMCARLLAPRDQRDHGRLYRASERVFTWLLAGYRDSLAWSLRHGRFMMLLLAATIALNVYLYVAIPKGFIPQQDTGRLMGFIRADQSVSFQAMRQKIADLSEIVRADPAVENVTAFTGGGQRNAGMMFVQLKPLAQRRESSDQVIERLRPKTSDHPGTRLFLSPVQDVRAGGRQASGTYQYTLQGDDVPELRRWTLKLQDALQSVPELTDVDSDQEVRGLETELKIDRPTAARLGVTADAVASALGNAFGQSQVSTIYSDRNQYRVVMEVAPQYAQGPEALNGIYARTQAGTLVPLSAFARYELSNTPLSVNHQGQFAATTISFNLASGVPLSQALQAIDGTTVRIGLPATIQGGQQATGKVFQQSLDAQPWLIVAALVAVYIVLGILYESLVHPLTILSTLPSAGVGALLALILTGTEFSVVALIGVFLLIGLVKKNAIMMVDFALDAERLKGAAPGQAIFEACLLRFRPIMMTTMAALLGALPLALGSGDGAELRRPLGIAIVGGLIVSQVLTLYTTPVVYLYLDRFRLWALRLRHARTPDTPGAARSA is encoded by the coding sequence GTGAACCTCTCCGCCCCCTTCATCGACCGACCGATCGCGACGACGCTGCTCATGCTGGCGCTCGTCCTCTCCGGCGCCGTGGCGTATCGCCTGCTGCCGGTCGCCCCCCTGCCGCAGGTCGAGTTCCCGGTGATCTCGGTGACGGCGTCGCTGCCCGGCGCGAGCCCCGAGGTGATGGCGGCCACGGTGGCAACTCCCCTCGAACGTCAGCTCGGACGCATCGCCGGCGTGAACGAGCTCACCTCCTGGTCGAGCCAGGGCAACACCCGCATCACTCTGCAGTTCGATCTCGAACGCGACATCGACAGCGCGGCGAACGACGTGCAGGCCGCCATCAACGCCGCGCGCGCGCAGCTGCCGACGAGCCTTCCCAACAATCCGACCTATCGCAAGATGAACCCGGCGGATGCACCGATCATGGTGCTCGCGCTCACTTCCAGCGTGTACGGACCCGGCCAGCTCTACGACATCGCCTCCACCGTGCTGGCGCAGAAGCTCTCGCAGGTCGAAGGCGTGGGCCAGGTGAGCGTCGGCGGCAGCTCGCTGCCGGCGGTGCGCGTGGAGCTCAATCCGACGGCGCTCAACCATTACGGCATCGGCCTCGACGACGTGCGCACCGCGCTTGCCTCGGCCAACGCCAACCGGCCGAAGGGTTTCCTGGAAGACAGCGAGCGCCAGTGGGCGGTCTACGCCAACGATCAGGCGGAGAACGCGGACCAGTTCCGCACGCTGGTCATCGCCTATCGCAACAATGCGCCAGTGCGTCTGGCAGACGTCGCGGAAGTGGTCGACTCGGTGCAGGACGTGCGCAACGCCGGCCTCTCGAACGGCAAGCCATCGGTCATCCTCACGATCTCGCGCGAACCCGGCGCCAACATCATCGAAACCGTGGAGCGTGTGCGCCAGCTTCTGCCGTTCCTGAGCGCCTCGATCCCGGCGGCGGTCAACCTCGAACTCATGATGGAGCGCACCTCCACCATCCGCGCCTCGCTGCGCGAGGTCGAGCACACCTTGCTGATTGCAACCGCGCTCGTCGTGGCCGTGGTGTTCTTGTTCCTACGCAACGTGCGCGCCACGCTGATTCCGAGCGTTGCCGTGCCGGTGTCGCTGGTGGCGACCTTCGGCGTCATGTATCTGGCGGGGTTCAGCCTGAACAACCTCTCGTTGATGGCCCTCATCGTCGCCGCCGGGTTCGTTGTCGACGATGCCATCGTCGTGCTGGAGAACATCTCGCGCCACATCGAGCGCGGGATGAAGGCAACGGAAGCCGCGCTCCTCGGCACGCGCGAGGTCGGCTTCACTGTGCTGTCCATGAGCGTGTCGCTGGTGGCGGTGTTCCTGCCCCTGCTCTTCATGGGCGGGATCGTCGGCCGGCTGTTCCGCGAGTTTGCGGTCACGCTGTCGGCCGCGGTGCTGGTGTCGCTCGTGGTGTCGCTCACGGCCACGCCGATGATGTGCGCGCGACTGCTCGCGCCGCGCGACCAGCGCGACCACGGTCGCCTGTACAGGGCGAGCGAACGCGTCTTCACGTGGCTGCTTGCCGGCTATCGCGACAGCCTCGCCTGGTCGCTGCGCCACGGCCGCTTCATGATGCTGCTGCTCGCGGCAACCATCGCGCTCAACGTCTACCTGTATGTCGCAATTCCCAAGGGCTTCATACCGCAGCAGGACACGGGACGGCTGATGGGCTTCATCCGCGCCGACCAGAGCGTCTCCTTCCAGGCGATGCGGCAGAAAATCGCGGATCTCTCCGAGATCGTCCGCGCGGATCCGGCCGTGGAGAACGTCACCGCCTTCACCGGCGGCGGACAGCGCAATGCCGGGATGATGTTCGTCCAGCTGAAACCGCTCGCGCAGCGCCGCGAATCCTCCGACCAGGTGATCGAACGCCTGCGCCCCAAGACATCAGACCATCCGGGCACGCGACTCTTCCTGAGCCCGGTGCAGGACGTCCGTGCCGGCGGGCGGCAGGCGAGCGGCACCTATCAGTACACCCTGCAAGGCGATGACGTCCCGGAGCTTCGCCGCTGGACGCTCAAGCTGCAGGACGCGCTGCAGAGCGTGCCGGAGCTGACCGACGTCGACTCCGACCAGGAGGTGCGCGGCCTCGAGACCGAGCTCAAGATCGACCGCCCGACCGCGGCGCGCCTGGGTGTCACGGCCGACGCCGTCGCCTCCGCACTCGGCAATGCCTTCGGTCAGTCGCAGGTATCGACCATCTATTCCGACCGCAACCAGTACCGTGTGGTGATGGAAGTCGCTCCGCAGTACGCGCAGGGACCGGAGGCACTCAACGGCATCTACGCGCGCACCCAGGCCGGCACGCTCGTGCCGCTCTCGGCGTTCGCGCGCTACGAGCTTTCCAACACACCGCTTTCCGTCAACCACCAGGGACAGTTCGCCGCCACCACGATCTCCTTCAATCTCGCTTCGGGCGTGCCGCTGTCGCAGGCGCTGCAGGCGATCGACGGCACGACGGTGCGCATCGGCCTGCCGGCGACGATCCAGGGCGGCCAGCAGGCCACCGGCAAGGTGTTCCAGCAGTCCCTCGATGCCCAGCCATGGCTGATCGTCGCGGCACTGGTGGCGGTCTACATCGTGCTCGGCATCCTCTACGAAAGCCTCGTGCACCCGCTCACGATCCTGTCCACGCTGCCGTCGGCGGGTGTCGGCGCGCTGCTTGCGCTAATTCTCACGGGCACCGAGTTCAGCGTGGTTGCGCTGATCGGCGTGTTCCTGCTGATCGGCCTGGTGAAGAAGAACGCGATCATGATGGTCGACTTCGCGCTCGACGCCGAACGCCTCAAGGGCGCCGCACCCGGGCAGGCGATCTTCGAGGCCTGCCTGCTGCGCTTCCGGCCGATCATGATGACGACGATGGCGGCGCTGCTCGGTGCCCTGCCGCTCGCGCTCGGCAGCGGCGATGGCGCGGAACTGCGGCGCCCGCTCGGCATCGCCATCGTCGGCGGCCTGATCGTAAGCCAGGTCCTCACGCTCTATACGACGCCGGTCGTCTATCTCTATCTCGACCGCTTCCGGCTGTGGGCGCTGCGGCTGCGCCATGCCCGGACGCCGGACACACCGGGCGCGGCCCGCTCGGCATGA
- a CDS encoding MdtB/MuxB family multidrug efflux RND transporter permease subunit: protein MNPSRPFILRPVATTLFMAAILLSGIFAYRLLPLSALPEVDYPTIQVVTFYPGASPEVMTSSVTAPLERQFGQIPGLRQMSSTSSGGASVITLQFNLDLSLDVAEQGVQAAINAASNLMPADLPAPPVYSKVNPADAPILTLGLTSPTLTLPEIQNLADTRLAQKLSQVSGVGLVTLSGGQRPAVRVQVNPKALAAQNLTLEDVRTAIAAANVNKAKGSFDGAQRSYAIDANDQLRSAAEYRGIVVAYRNAAPIYLSDVADVIDDAENARLAAWMNEVPAVILNIQRQPGANVIEVVDRVQRLLPQLQSSLPASVEVAVLTDRTVTIRASVRDVQIELLLAVALVVTVIFLFLRNLSATIIPSVAVPLSLIGTFGFMYLAGFSINNLTLMALVVATGFVVDDAIVVIENIARYIESGDSPLEAALKGSRQIAFTIISLTLSLIAVLIPLLFMGEVVGRLFREFAITLAVAILISAVVSLTLTPMMCAKLLQHSPEAGQGRFYRAMGGFFDAVIARYGRMLSWVLDRQGATLVVAIATLVLTVVLYLVVPKGFFPVQDTGIIQGISEASQTVSFTAMAERQQALARVVLRDPAVASLSSFIGVDGTNATLNSGRMLINLKPRAERGVTATDVIRRLQPELARVEGITLYLQPVQDLTIEDSVSRTQYQFTLEAADAKTLATWVPRMVEVLRGLPQLADVASDLQNAGLKVYVDIDRDTAGRLGVTPAAISNALYDAFGQRLVSTIFTQATQYRVVLEVKPEFRSGPEAIRGIYVTSSSGTQVPLDALTRVSVEPAPLAINHLGQFPAATISFNVAPGESLGAAVSAIEGAAREIGLPPSVLTSFQGAALAFRASLTNQLLLILAAIVVMYIVLGVLYESYIHPITILSTLPSAAVGALLALMLAGTPLGVIAVIGIILLIGLVKKNAIMMIDFALDAERHAGLDPREAIYQACLLRFRPILMTTLAALLGALPLMLGGVGSELRHPLGLTLVGGLIVSQVLTLFTTPVIYLAFDRVARRLDRARTPRPAGPAAEGRQP from the coding sequence ATGAATCCCTCACGGCCGTTCATTCTGCGGCCGGTCGCTACCACGCTCTTCATGGCGGCGATCCTGCTGTCCGGAATCTTCGCCTATCGCCTGCTGCCGCTCTCCGCGCTGCCGGAAGTCGATTACCCGACCATTCAGGTCGTGACGTTCTACCCGGGCGCGAGCCCCGAGGTGATGACTTCCTCGGTCACCGCGCCGCTGGAACGCCAGTTTGGACAGATCCCCGGCCTGCGGCAGATGTCCTCGACCAGTTCCGGCGGCGCCTCGGTCATCACCCTGCAGTTCAATCTCGATCTGAGCCTGGACGTCGCCGAGCAGGGCGTGCAGGCGGCCATCAACGCCGCCTCCAACCTGATGCCGGCCGATCTGCCGGCGCCGCCCGTGTACAGCAAGGTGAATCCGGCGGACGCGCCGATCCTGACGCTCGGCCTCACGTCGCCGACGCTGACCCTGCCGGAGATCCAGAACCTCGCCGACACGCGCCTCGCGCAGAAGCTCTCGCAGGTGTCGGGCGTCGGCCTGGTCACGCTGTCCGGCGGTCAGCGGCCGGCGGTGCGCGTGCAGGTCAACCCGAAGGCCCTCGCCGCCCAGAATCTCACGCTCGAGGACGTGCGCACGGCGATCGCCGCCGCCAATGTCAACAAGGCGAAGGGCAGCTTCGACGGCGCCCAGCGCAGCTATGCCATCGACGCCAACGACCAGTTGCGCTCCGCCGCCGAGTACCGTGGCATCGTCGTCGCCTATCGCAACGCGGCGCCGATCTATCTCTCCGACGTCGCCGACGTGATCGACGATGCCGAGAACGCGCGCCTCGCGGCGTGGATGAACGAGGTACCGGCGGTGATCCTGAACATCCAGCGCCAGCCGGGCGCCAACGTGATCGAGGTGGTCGACCGCGTCCAGCGTCTGCTGCCTCAGCTGCAATCGTCGTTGCCGGCCTCGGTCGAAGTGGCAGTGCTCACCGACCGCACGGTGACCATCCGCGCTTCGGTGCGCGATGTGCAGATCGAGTTGCTGCTGGCGGTGGCCCTGGTGGTGACGGTGATCTTTCTCTTCCTGCGCAACCTGTCGGCGACGATCATCCCGAGCGTGGCGGTGCCGCTGTCGCTGATCGGCACCTTCGGCTTCATGTATCTCGCCGGCTTCTCGATCAACAACCTCACGCTGATGGCGCTGGTGGTCGCCACCGGCTTCGTGGTCGACGATGCCATCGTCGTCATCGAGAACATCGCGCGCTACATCGAAAGCGGCGACTCGCCGCTGGAGGCGGCGCTCAAGGGCTCACGGCAGATCGCCTTCACCATCATCTCGCTCACGCTGTCGCTGATCGCGGTGCTGATCCCGCTGCTTTTCATGGGCGAAGTCGTCGGGCGCCTGTTCCGCGAATTCGCGATCACCCTGGCGGTGGCGATTCTCATCTCGGCGGTCGTGTCGCTCACGCTGACGCCGATGATGTGCGCCAAGCTCCTGCAGCACTCACCGGAAGCCGGGCAGGGACGCTTCTACCGCGCGATGGGCGGGTTCTTCGACGCGGTGATCGCGCGCTACGGCCGCATGCTGTCGTGGGTGCTGGACCGCCAGGGGGCCACACTCGTCGTGGCGATCGCCACCCTCGTCCTCACCGTGGTGCTCTACCTCGTCGTGCCCAAGGGCTTCTTCCCGGTGCAGGATACCGGCATCATCCAGGGCATCTCGGAGGCCTCGCAGACCGTTTCCTTCACCGCCATGGCGGAACGCCAGCAGGCGCTCGCGCGCGTGGTGCTGCGCGATCCGGCGGTCGCCAGCCTTTCCTCCTTCATCGGCGTGGACGGCACCAATGCGACGCTGAACAGCGGGCGCATGCTGATCAACCTGAAGCCACGCGCCGAGCGCGGCGTGACCGCGACCGACGTGATCCGGCGCCTGCAGCCGGAACTCGCGCGCGTGGAGGGCATCACGCTCTACCTGCAGCCGGTGCAGGATCTCACCATCGAGGACAGCGTGAGCCGCACGCAGTACCAGTTCACGCTCGAAGCGGCAGACGCGAAAACACTCGCCACCTGGGTGCCGCGCATGGTCGAGGTGCTCAGGGGTCTGCCACAGCTTGCCGACGTAGCGAGCGACCTGCAGAACGCCGGCCTCAAGGTCTACGTCGACATCGACCGCGATACGGCCGGGCGCCTCGGCGTCACGCCGGCCGCCATTTCCAACGCGCTCTACGATGCCTTCGGCCAGCGCCTGGTGTCGACCATCTTCACCCAGGCCACGCAGTATCGCGTGGTGCTCGAGGTCAAGCCGGAATTCCGCAGTGGCCCGGAGGCGATCCGCGGCATCTACGTCACCTCGTCCTCGGGCACCCAGGTGCCGCTCGATGCGCTGACCCGGGTAAGCGTGGAACCGGCGCCGCTCGCCATCAATCACCTCGGGCAGTTTCCCGCGGCCACCATCTCCTTCAACGTGGCGCCGGGCGAGTCGCTCGGAGCCGCCGTCTCGGCCATCGAGGGTGCGGCGCGCGAGATCGGCCTGCCGCCGTCCGTGCTGACGAGCTTCCAGGGTGCCGCGCTCGCCTTTCGCGCCTCGCTCACCAACCAGCTCCTGCTGATTCTCGCGGCGATCGTCGTCATGTACATCGTGCTCGGCGTGCTCTACGAGAGCTACATCCATCCGATCACGATCCTCTCGACCCTGCCCTCGGCCGCCGTCGGCGCGCTGCTCGCGCTCATGCTCGCCGGCACGCCACTCGGCGTCATCGCCGTCATCGGCATCATCCTGCTCATCGGGCTGGTGAAGAAGAACGCGATCATGATGATCGACTTCGCGCTCGACGCCGAGCGCCATGCGGGCCTCGACCCGCGCGAGGCGATCTACCAGGCCTGCCTGCTGCGCTTCCGGCCGATCCTCATGACCACGCTGGCGGCGCTGCTCGGCGCCCTGCCCCTCATGCTCGGCGGCGTCGGCTCCGAACTGCGCCACCCGCTGGGCCTGACCCTGGTCGGCGGTCTCATCGTGAGCCAGGTGCTCACGCTCTTCACCACCCCGGTGATCTATCTCGCCTTCGACCGCGTCGCGCGCCGCCTCGACCGCGCGCGCACCCCGCGGCCGGCAGGCCCGGCGGCCGAGGGCCGGCAGCCGTGA